The Rickettsia endosymbiont of Cantharis rufa genome segment TATAGATTATTGACATGAAAAATTTTATAAAATATTTGCTCCTTACTTTTTTATATATAGCGATAACGGTAATAGTTGCTTATATGATTTTGGCTCAAACGATTCCTAATGACGGGCAATGTCATATGATGGATAGACCGCCCGTTATTCATTATATTTTAGCTGCAATTATTACTGCTTTACCGATGTTAGTTTTAATATATAGTAGAAAGAAAAAATAATTATATGATCGGTAAATTAAGTGGTAAGATTGATTCCCAAGGTGATGATTACGTTATAATTGACGTAAACGGGGTAGGGTACTTAGTCTATGCCCCGGGTAAGACTTTAGGTAAACTTGCTGAAGGGGAGTTTTACAAACTATTTATCGAAACCCATGTTAGAGAGGAACATATCCATCTTTACGGTTTTTTGACTCTAGAAGAGAAGAGTTTTTTTAATTTACTGCAATCCGTGAACGGTATAGGTACAAGAATGGCTTTGTCTATCTTATCAAGACTTACGCCTGCGGATATCCAAATTGCTATAAATAATGAAGATAAAGATATGTTTAAAGCAATATCAGGAGTAGGAGCTAAACTTGCCGAGCGTATAGTGTTAGAGCTGAAAGGTAAAGTAGCAAAAATATCAAGTGGCCCTGCTATTATTAAAGATAGCTTAAATATCAAAAATATCACCCCCGTCGCAAGTAACGAAGTAATAAAAGCTTTAGTAAATCTAGGCTTTTCTAGGTTTGAAGCCCAAAACACCGTGCAGGGGCTCATTATCCAAAATCCCGAAATTTCTATTGATGATTTAATCAAAACAGCCCTGAAAAATCGAAATTCATTAGCTTAAAGAAATATTTAATTTCATTCCTAGAGCTATAGCAGCGCGGTCTAAAGTATCAAGGGTAACATTAGGATTATTAGGGTTTAAAAATCTATCTACAGCTGATCTACTAGTTTCAATTTTTTCTGCCATTTCTGACTTTGTTATATGTTTTTGCTCCATAATTTGCTCTGCAAGAATACGCTTATGAGCTATTACTGCCACTTCTTCTAATATTCCAATTTTATCAAGAAAATCATCAAAATTAGAATCTAAATGTTTTGGATTAATTTTATTCATAGCTCCACCCCTTTTCTTCTTTGTAAGAGTTTTTGATATATTGAGCATTGTAATAATGTACCATAATTGGTACAATTTAGCAATTAATAATAAAATAATAATAGACAATTTAGCAATTTAAAAATGCCGTTCAAGACACTATTACCCGAAATCTCTATTGATGAATTGGTCGCACCTCCATTTTACAGATGTGAATATTAAAAGGCTATACGTTCAATAAGAGTTCCGATGACTTTATCATGAATATCCAATGACTTGGAAAAACAAATTGTTTTACGTGTCAGTCTTTTGCATCTTGTTCTAAGATTTAAGTTACCCCGTTCTATCCGTTGAGTATATTTTTTACTAACAATGTGTTTTTTGGGATCTAATAACCTAGCATAACTTCCCTATCCATCTGTAAAGTAAAAAGTAACCTTAAAATCCTCCGGTTTTTTTCAGTAATGATTCTGATGTGCTATCACATCTTGTACCAAAAGTATAAGCAACTACTTTTAACAAAATCTTATCCAAAGAATACCAAAGCCATCTTTGTTTGGATTTATTCTGTACATAAGACCATTGTTCATCTATTTCAGGAGCAATAATTACTTCTATCGTATTGATAGAATGATTTATCTTTTTTAACGCTAGATTTTTTTAAAACACGGATAACCGTATTGATACCCACTTTTAATACTCTTACTGTATCCCTAACTCCAGAGCCATTGATTGACATATCTACTATCTGAGTCTTGACTCCAGGCTTAGAGGCATTATTAATATATTACAGTTAAAAATATCGATTACACTGCTTGCATTGATATCTCTGTTGTTTTGAAATTGAATATCCCGCCTTTACTACTTTTTCTGTGTCGTTACAATATCTACACTTAACATCTATTCTTGATCTACACTTAACATCTATTCTTGCCATAACTCCTTAACTATAATTCTCTCTTATTACTGTTTGAGGATTATAGACTATTCATGCTAAGCTGCAATACGGGGCACGACCGATGAATTAATCAAAACAACCCTAAAAAATCGAAATTCTAATTTTTAGTTGATAAATTAACAATTATTTTATATTAATCTTAGTAACTAAAAATTAATATAAATTATGTTAGAATTGAAAACTTTTTTAGAAAGTATAAATGCTGAAGAAACATTTAAAAAATTAGAACGTAATCCTTCTACCTTATATTTAAAACATGAGCATAATGCTTGGCATTCAGAAGAGAATTTAAGTAATTTATTTAACCTTTTAAGGGATGCTGGTATTAAAAGTTTGGTATTTATAGGTTTATCTGCAATTAAAAAAATGTTCCGAATTACTAGATTAATTTTTAATAGATCCTGAATGTCGTATTACTAATATTAAAATAGATAGCAGTTTTGTAGATCATGAAAAACTTGCGATTATTCTAAAGACTTTAAAAAAATAATACTCCTCAAAAAATTGATTGGAGAAATACTAGGGTAAAAGCCTGTGAATTTAAGACATTTTTAGCTAATATTTCTCAAAAACCTAATTTAAAAATTTTATCTCTTCCTAATGTAGAAAATTACTCCTCAGACACAGATAGATAGTCTTAATAAATTTTTTTGCATGAGTAATGTTAATTCGTTTACATTAAGTTATTGTTTGATACGTAAAGATATAATAGAACTATTCCAATCAATAAAAATAATAAATTCAAGAGTTTATTTGAGGAATAATGCAAAATCTAATTCCTTACAATTCTTTGAAAAGTTTTTTCGAGATTCTCTTATTAATACTTTAGATATGAAGGGTTTTTATATAGATGATATAGGAGTGGCAGCTATATCTTATTTTCTAGAAAGGAATAACCACACTATCTCATTAAGCTTTTCTTTAGCTAGCGAAATAAGTGAAGAATCAATAGAAAAATTACTAACTTCAATAGGAAATAGTAAAGTTATTAGCTGTTCAATTAATATAGAACAAGAACAATAATTATCTAAAGCTATTAGAGAAATTACTGCTATAACTTTGAATAAAATAAAGCATGTATCAGAAGAAATAGTAAAGGAAGTAGCTAAGGAAATAATACCAATCTTAAGAAATTTTTATGAAAAGAAGTTAAAAATCGCCGATAGCGAAACTTGTAAATATTTAAAATTATATCGAAATTTACATCTTAAAAAATATTAAAAGAACTAGAAGTAAACTATGACAATTTAGGCGCTATAACTAAAAATACAGATAAATATATTAATGAGTGTTTTTTTTGAAATGACAGGAATTGTAAAAAATACAGCAATAGGTGATTTACCCCTAGAAATAATGAGACATACAGCATCTTGCTTAAAATTTTCAGATATAAAATCCACAAATGCGAAACCAGGGAATGTAGTACTCTTATCTGGGGAAGAGGGGACAAGCGAAGAGTGGGTGTTGTTATAATATTGCCCCAAATCCTGAAATTTCTATTGATGAATTAATCAAAACAGCCTTGAAAAATCGAAATTCTAATTTTCAATTAAATTAAAATATAGCATAAAACTATTTTTTAGCTATTATTAGTCATTATATTTAATCTAAAATAATGACTAATATATTATCGCCCGAAAAAAGTGAAAATGATCAAGAATTGCCGATAAGACCGTCATATTTGCAAGAATTTGTTGGTCAACAGCAGATTAAAGAAAATCTTTCGGTATTTATTAAGGCTGCAAAATCTAGAAATGAGCATCTTGATCATACTTTATTTTATGGTCCGCCTGGGCTTGGTAAGACTACACTTGCTAAGATTATTTCCAACGAAATTGGCGGTAATTTCAAATCTACCTCCGGTCCTGCTATACTTAAGGCAGCCGATCTTGCTGCTATCCTTACCAATCTTGAAAAGAACGACGTATTATTTATCGACGAAATTCACCGCATAAATACTGCGGTTGAAGAGGTTTTATATCCTGCTATGGAAGATTTTGAGCTTGATATAATTATCGGTGAAGGACCTGCCGCAAGATCGGTGAAAATAACCTTGCCGCAATTTACGTTAATCGGTGCTACCACACGACTTGGTTTGCTTAGCAATCCTTTGCGTGATAGGTTCGGCATCCCTGTGCGTTTAAATTTTTATAATACGGAAGAACTTAAGAAAGTTCTAAATAGAGCAAGTAAACTATTCGGTATTGATTTGACCGATTCGGGTTCTGAAGAAATAGCTAAAAGAAGTAGAGGAACACCGAGAATTGCCTTAAGGTTACTGCGTCGTATAAGAGATTTTGCGGCAGTTGACGGTAAATCAACAGTAGATAAAAAAATCTCCGATTTTGGTTTAAATCGTTTGGAAGTTGATGCGATTGGGCTTGATAGCAATGATTATCGTTATCTAAAATTCATAGCGGATAATTATAACGGTGGTCCGGTTGGTATTGAAACGATCGCTGCTGCCTTGTCTGAACAGCGTGATGCACTTGAAGAAACTATAGAGCCGTACCTAATACAGATAGGTTTACTACAAAGAACCCCTAGAGGTAGGGTAATCACTATTGCTGCTTTTGAGCATTTGAAAATGCCAGTGCCAAATCAACCACATCATCAATTTAATATTTTTAACGAGAATGAGCAATAATAATTTGAATAATAGACCTCTTTCCAAAGTCGCTTATAGCGAGGAATTTGTAGGAGACACGAAACGCAGCACCGTAGCGTACAAAAAAGTACGTGAGGATGCGAGTATCGGATCGACGCACAAATTACCTCTAGAAGTAGAGTTTGGAAAGAGGCCTGATGATTATACAGCTATTTATGTTATAAAAAGGCTGATAAAAGATCATGTTAAACCTTATGCAAATAAAATATATTTTGCAATATTCTGTATGGCTATTGCAGCAATTTGTACTGCTGTTATCGTGCATGCAGTTAAGCCTATTATCGATAAGGTTTTTCTAACGCATGATAGGAAGATGCTTATAATAATGCCGATAGTGCTGACTACTACTTTTTCCATAAAAGGAATTTCGGAATATTATCAGAATTATCTAATAAAATTTGCAGGTCAGAGAGTATTAAACGATTTGCAGATGAAAATGTATGAGCATTTGTTATTTGCCGATATTTCTTTTATCCAAAAACAAACCTCAGGGCGTCTTATATCTCGTTTTACTAACGATATTTCTTTGATGCGTGGTGCTGTTTCTAATTTACTTGTCGGATGTGCTAAACATTTCCTAACGGTAGTATTTTTAATAGGATCAATGTTTAACTTAGAACCGGTATTATCGTGTGTAGTTTTCCTTGTTTTCCCTTTGGCCGTTTATCCGGTACAAAAAATGGGAAGAAAGATACGTAAAATATCATCGCAGTCCCAAGAGGAATTAGGACATTATACTTCTAGGCTTGATGAAGCATTCCAGTCAATTAAGATTATTAAATCTTTTGTCGGCGAAAAAATAGAAAGTAATAGAGCATCCTTGATTATTAATAATATTTTAGAGTTTTATAAGAAAACTTCTAAATTAGATGCGATGGTTTCACCGATTATGGAGATTTTAAGCGGTCTTGCGGTTGGAGGGATGGTATGGTATGGAGGTAATTTAGTGCTTGAGGGGAAAAGTACACCCGGTGCTCTTTTTGCTTTTTTAGCTTCTTTTGCTGCGGCTTATAGACCTTTTAAAAGCTTGGTATCCTTAAATGTCAATTTACAAGAAGGAATTGCGGCAGCTAAAAGAGTATTCAGTATTTTAGATACTGAACCTCTTATTAAAGATTGTGAAGATGCTAAAGAAATAAATTTGTATAATCCACAAATTACTTTTGAGAAGTTAGCTTTAAGTTTTGAGAGTAAAATAGCTATAAAATATATAGATTTAAAGTTAGAACCTCATAAAATGATTGCGTTTGTTGGGCGTTCCGGTAGCGGCAAGACTTCTCTTAGTAATTTATTAGTACGTTTCTATGATCCAATTGATGGAAGAATTTTAATTAATAATCATGATATTAAAGATATTAAGCTTACTTCGCTTAGAGGTCAGATTTCTTTAGTTACGCAAGATACTCATTTATTTGATACAAGTGTTGCAGAAAATATAGCATATGGTCACGGAAACGCTACAAAAGAAGAGATAATAGAAGCGGCAAAATATGCTGATGCTCATGAGTTTATTAGGCATCTACCGAATGGTTACGATACGCAGATAGGAGTGCAGGGGGCGACGCTTTCAGGTGGTCAGCGTCAGCGTTTATCTATTGCTAGAGCTTTCCTAAAAGATGCGCCTATTTTAATTTGGGATGAAGCAACGAGTAGCTTAGACCAAGCTTCCGAACAGAAAATTTTAGAATCTTTAAAGAAATTACGCCAAGGAAAAACCACTTTAATTATTACGCATCGTTTAAGTAGTATTATCGATCTTGATAACATTATCGTTATGAAAAACGGTGAAATTTGTGAGCGGGGTACTCACATTCAATTACTTAAGAATAAGGATGAATATTATAGGTTATATAATAAAGAATTAAGAGAAAACAGTTGATTTATAAAGTAAATAGTTTATATTTCTTAATCTTTATTAACTAATTCTATGTCATTCCTGCGAAAGCAGAAATCGAAAAAAATATACATACAGCAGATTTTTGAAGTTAAAAGCTCAATTTTCTTGCTTTATGCTGGATTCCTGCTTTCGCAGGAATGACATAAGAGCCACCAAGACCTGTTAAAAGTAAGAACGACACCAACACCAAGGAATAACACAATGCTCATTACCAAGATTTTTAAAGACTATCGATTATTTGAAATATTTATTTTAGGAATAGTTAGCGGTATGCCGCTGGTTATAATTTTCTCTACTCTTTCTGTATGGTTAAAAGAATCCGGGATAGATATCGCTGTTATTACTACTTTTGCGGTTGCAAGGTTATCATATTCGTTAAAAGTATTTTGGTCACCTCTAGTCGATAATTTTAAAATACCTTTTTTAAGTAGATGGGGACATCGAAAAAGCTGGCTAATATTATGTAGCTCTTTAATGGTTCTAGTGTTAATTGCTATAAGCAAGACAGATCCTAAGGTTTCCTTAGCTTCTTTATATTTTTTGACTATAGCATTAGGTTTTTTATCTAGTACTTTTGATATTGCCGTTGATGCGTTGCGTATAGATAAGTTTGATCAGGAAACACAAAGCATAGCTAGTGCAGCTGCCGTATTCGGTTACCGAATCGGTATGCTAATTACTGGTGCAGGTGCTTTATATCTTGCAGAAATAACAGGTAATGATTGGCAGCTAACTTTCTTTGTTATAGCTATAATATTTGCTGTTGCAACGATATTTATAATAACCGTAAACGAAAAAGAATTAGTAAGAGAAAAAATTAATATTACTTCTATTTCTTCATGGATTTCTACAGTAATTAATCCGTTCAAAGATTTTTTCAAAAGAGAGTTTGCCGTAACTATTTTACTCGCGGTAATATTTTTTAAATTAGGCGATGCTATGCTTGGAGCGGTTGCTTCACCGTTTTATATAGAGCTTGGCTATACAAAAGGCGAAATAGCAACAATAGCTAAACTTTATGGATTAATTGCGACCTTAGTCGGTGGTTTTGCCGGTGGTATTGTAATGCATAGGATGGGAAACTTTAAAGGTTTGATTATTACCGGTATTGCCCAAAGTCTAACACATTTTGCTTTTATTTGGCTTAATCACCAACCTCCTTCTCTTGAAGCTTTGTTAATTGCTATTACTATAGAGAATTTTGCCTGTGCTATGGGTGCTGTTGCTTTAGTCGGATATATCGGTAATTTATGTAATAAGAAATATTCCGCAACGCAGTATGCTTTACTTAGTAGTGCTAGTAGTTTATGTAACAATACTGTCACTATTTATGCCGGAAAACTTGTAAATATGATGGGTTGGGACGGTTTTTTCATCTTTACTATAATTTTAGCCTTGCCTGCCTTGTTTATATTAATGTATCTTAATAAAAAGGTTAAAGTATAGTAAGGTTTATTTTAAACGTCATTGCAAGTGATTGTAGATATTGTTGCGTTTATGTCATTCCCGCGTAGGCGGGAATCCAGTAAAAAGTTATAAAACAAAGAAAATTATATAAAAAATATAATTTGCTTAAAAAACTGGATTCCCGCCTACGCGGGAATGATATCGAGTCGATTTTTGAGCAATGCCATGAAAAATCCTACTTGATTTAATTTGAATAATATTTCATTTATTTAAAATGTTTAAAAAATTCTTATTACCTTATATTTTTGTCATAACGTTTTTCTTTGCTCCAATAAGCGAAGCAAAGAAAGCTGTAAAAAATTCTCCTAAACCTCCTGTTCAAACTAGCTTAGTAATTGATTCGAAAGGTAATGTTTTACATACTCATAATTCACAAATTCGGATTTACCCTGCTTCTTTAACAAAATTGATGACGTTATATTTAATGTTTGAGTCAATTGAAGCGGGTAAGTTACCTTTGAATAAAAAATTACTTGTTTCACAGAAAGCAGCAAAAATGCCGCCTTGTAAACTTGGTTTAAGAGCGGGGGAAGCTATAACTGTTCGAGAGGCAATTAATGGATTAATCATAAAATCCGCTAATGATGTTGCTGTAACGGTTGCTGAGGGGATGAAAGGTTCTGAGAAAACTTTTTCTCATTTAATGAATGTTAAAGCTAAACAGCTCGGTATGAAAAATACCTATTTCAAAAATGCTTCAGGTTGGCATGATCCATTGCAACAAACTACCGCAAGAGATATGGCTAAACTTGCTATGGCCCTGAAGAGAGATTATCCAAAATATTACCCGTTATTTTCTAAAACCAGCTTTATATTTCGTGGAAATATAGTAAATGGACACAATAGAATTACTAAAAATTATCAAGGTGCGGAAGGCATGAAAACAGGCTTTCATACCCCAGCAGGTTATAATCTAGTAACTACTGCTTCTAGGAACGGTAAATCACTGATTGCCGTTGTTACAGGCGGCAAAAGTGCCGCATCTCGTGATCAAAAAATGATTGGATTGTTGGATCAGCATTTTGGCGTTAAGCCTATAGTCGCTAAATCTTCAATCAGACTTGCCTCTAACAATAAATCTACTACAAAAACTAAATCAAAAATAATAAAGAAAAAGAATATACGTAGCTGATATGTATCGTCATTAGCGAGGAGGCATAGGCTTTGTCGCATAGATCGAAAAATACGCTCGATGTCATTCTCCCACGAGAGCGGGAATCCAGCGTAAAGTGAGATAAATCGAGCTTTTAATTCCAAAAATTTGCTGTATTTATACTTTTTCTGGATTCTCGCCTGCACGGGAATGACATAAAATAAAAATCGTAGGGTACTATTTTAAGGATTTACTGCTAGCCTGTACTTTAAATTTACAAGTTTTATATGACAATTAACGCTACATTTAGTGTTTTTTGTAACTTTAGTAGATGAAGGTTTTTTAGAGTTTTTAACTAAAGTTTTACTTTGTGGTTTTTTTAAATTAATATTTTTTAGAAATTTCTCGGTTTCATCAGGTAAATACTCTATTTTTACTTTAGTTATACCTTGATTTTTAAATGCTAAAATTTCAGCTGCTTTTTGTGAAACATCTATTATACGATTTTTCTTAAAAGGACCCCTATCATTAACCATTAATATTACTGATTTATTATTGGATTTATTGGTAACTTTAACTAAGCAAGGAAGAGGAAGAGTTTTATGTGCGGCAGTTAATAGGTTTTTATTAAATTTATCACCGTTAGCTGTTTTTTTACCGTGGAAACCGTCCTTGCGTCCACCGTACCATGAGGCATAACCTGTTTCGGTAAAAGATTTAGGGTTGTGAGGTTTGTAAGTTTTCCCCTCTATTCTATAATTTTTTCCAACTTTATAATGTCCTTTATAAGTTAGATTATGAGGATCATCTTTTGATAACTCCTTGTATGAATATTTGCGGGAATAAGGTAATTTTTTTGAGCTATTACAGCCGCTTAGTCCTAAACAAAAAATTAATAAAAGTAATATACTTGTTGAACAACCAAAATTGGCGACAATGTCTGTGTAAGTCCTTGGATGCTGAACGTTTATTATACGCTCCGCTCCTCGGATTACAGACCAATTACTCTTTTTCAAGTTGAACTTCGCATAACAACTCTTTATTTTACAGGAGTATAGACCTAATTTGTACGTCAATCCGGCGCTCGCATCCGCATGTGCTTTTTTGTACGTTGCGGTGGTGAGCACTTCCGTGTTTTCTTCAAATTCCTCTTTATTAGCTTCGTTTTGCAAAGGGTCCAAGTTGAATTTATAATTCTTCACTATTATCACTATCTGTGTTAAAGTTATCCATTATTTTAGCGTAACACACAACTTTTTCAACGCCCTTTATTTTTGATGCAATAGAAGCAAATTTTTTTAGCTCTTCTTCTGATCTTGCAATTCCAAATAAATAAACAATATTATCTATAGTTAGAATAGTATAATTAGCAAATTTAATATCTTTTTTGACTAAATTTTTAGCTTTAATTTGTGTTGTTATCATACTATCTTTAGTATATTGTGCTAAATCAAAATGATTACTGCTTTTATTTATTTTTAACTCATTGATAACTTCTTTTACGCCTTTTTGATTCCAAGCAATTTCTACGGCTTTTAAGACATCCGGTTCTTTTTGAATATTTCCTGTTAATAATACTCTTCCTTGGGATACTTCGACCTTTATTTTAGCTCCTAAATCCTTAAAATTATTTTTTACTAAATCAGCTTTAATGCCGGCAGAAATCCTTGAATCATTTAATGTTTCGGACATTGGTTGATCTTTTGAGGCAACAATACCAGTGGTGGTTGCTGCGGCAAATATGACCGGTAAACAGGCAGATAAATTGAAAGAGATAGTTGTGAAAATTAAAATTCTTAATAGACTTTTTATAAAAATCATATCTTACTATCCGGTAATTTATTCTTTAATAAAAGAGGTATTTGAAGTAAAATAAATATAAAGGTAATAGGTATTACGCCGAATACTTTAAATTTTACCCATGTTTCATCTGAGAAATTACGCCAAACTATTTCATTAACTATAGCCATAAAAAAGAAAAAGGATGCTGTTCTATAGCTTAGAGTTATCCAGCTTTCTTCTTTAAGACGCACTATACTCTCTAAAGCATATTTGATAAAAGGATTTTTTCTTATACCGCTCATAAGAAAAATTATTCCAAAAATAGTATATAATATAGTCGGCTTGATTTTTATATACATTGAATCGCCGCTAATTAAAGTTATACTTCCCGAAACTAATAAAACAGATGAAGAAATAATAGAAAGCTTTGATACTTTTTTGTCTATAAAATAACAAAGAGTAATACAAATAACAGAGGTAATAAGCATATAAAGAGTGGCATTTTGTATGCCACCGCCATAAAAAAAGCCTCCAAAAAATGCTATTACTGGACCAATTTCTGATAAAAGTTTAAACATATTTAATTTAATTACTCTCTCTTTGATAAAATTAATTTGATTCGTTTTTTTGTACTGTTCTAGAATATCTTAATTTTATTTGTATAAAAATATTTATTAGTAATATAGTAGTAAAATAGGCAAGTACTTGCAGTCCGTTAGGTCTTGCAATATAACCGGTAACAATATGTAAGATTTTGCCAATCATACTTCTATCTGCTACTAACCATGAACTATCCCAAAGTTGATCGGATAAAAACATAACTAGACCGGAAGAAGTTAGAATACCTGTCGCACTTGCTGCAAACCCTCCCGCTATCAGCATTAATAATACAGAAGAGATTTTAAAAATATATTTTTGATTAGCAATCTTAATTAAACCGAAATATATTACTAAACCAAGTAAAAAACCACTTGTAGCACCTATTATTACTCCTTGCAAGTAAATACTGCTTGATATTGTTTCAACTGAAGATATACTATATACTAAAATAATGATTTCTGCACCTTCTCGTAGTATAGTAGTGGCAACTAAAAAAACCAACATGAAATAACTGGCATTACCTTCATGAATTTTTACGGATAAGTCGTTTATATGTTGCTTTACTTTTATACCGTAACCCTGCATCCATATTATTGTCCAGCTAATCAGAATTGTTATTAGTATCATAATTCCGGAATCGAATAACTCGTCTCCTATTCCACCAAAAGATAAAGATAATTTACGCGTAAAAAATGCAAAAATTGAGGCAAATACTACCCCAAGCATTACTCCGGCAATAATATAGAGACGAGATTTTTCTATTTGTTTTGTTACGGCTAGTATTACACCAAGTAATAAGGATATCTCTAAACATTCACGAAACACTACCAAAGCAATTTTAAACATATTTTTATCTAATCATTAACAATTATAAGACCCTGAGCTGTATCTTGATGAAAATCCCCAAAAATTTCATACTTCCCAGGAGCGAGTGGTGCAAGTATAATATTTATTGATTCATGTGGCATAACTATTTTTTCACGATGTAAATCATGGCTTTCAAACTCTTCTACCGTATCATCTTCATTATGAACAATTAACTTTATCTTAGTAGATTTTGGTACTTCAACTATATTTGGAACAAATTTATGATCTTTTATAGCTATCTTCACTTCTAATATATTATCATTTGTTTTATTACCTGGAATCTTACTTGTAGAGATATAAATAATTACTGCTAAAAATATTAAACCTACTACTATAATAATATTTTTATTTTTTTGAATGATTTCCATACTAAACTCCTAGCTTAATTAAAGTTTAAAGTAAGAATACTCGTTTAATTTAAAAAATGGCTAGTCATTTTATAAGATCTACGGTG includes the following:
- a CDS encoding cupredoxin domain-containing protein; translation: MEIIQKNKNIIIVVGLIFLAVIIYISTSKIPGNKTNDNILEVKIAIKDHKFVPNIVEVPKSTKIKLIVHNEDDTVEEFESHDLHREKIVMPHESINIILAPLAPGKYEIFGDFHQDTAQGLIIVND
- a CDS encoding FTR1 family protein; translation: MFKIALVVFRECLEISLLLGVILAVTKQIEKSRLYIIAGVMLGVVFASIFAFFTRKLSLSFGGIGDELFDSGIMILITILISWTIIWMQGYGIKVKQHINDLSVKIHEGNASYFMLVFLVATTILREGAEIIILVYSISSVETISSSIYLQGVIIGATSGFLLGLVIYFGLIKIANQKYIFKISSVLLMLIAGGFAASATGILTSSGLVMFLSDQLWDSSWLVADRSMIGKILHIVTGYIARPNGLQVLAYFTTILLINIFIQIKLRYSRTVQKNESN